Proteins encoded by one window of Cellvibrio sp. KY-GH-1:
- a CDS encoding site-specific integrase: MRDDKKSKQALNSTARLSCIDVFVPAQIAFDPQRDQRVARFSRLKYTDLSLQFSPIEDGVIRNFPVLIRGDGTPWDLGNLYLMSKFTEMAKLAPPIIDTLRSIAKHLIMYLRWIEHLRNEGKDIHELYFPIEEEKRVTWAYYRYLKRLLREKSGQPISLSVAKARMQAVIGFYRGLLAWKLVAESAIEHSAYKSSFVGIPIVNSIGLQMMKIVETSNFKIPKPQRNHVGEIADGGTLRPLTENEQNLFLQQLSKSNNRAFQLMCFVTLFTGARLQTVCTLRVKDIYDLLKKSPKNGEVLLRVGDGTGVDTKNQKRYRLHVPIELVRMLRDYIESDECRGRRALSFYEESHENYVFLASNGSPFYTSTSEIIDRQEGQFSKRISARDRVTFTVQTGNAVRNYLSRLIKDIRVNHPDFNTFRFHDLRATYGMNFIRDADASGSMDIRDELKQRMGHSNFNTTQSYLNYDKSNSIVRKASAYHHERINRTIEQLRT, translated from the coding sequence ATGCGAGACGATAAAAAATCGAAACAGGCATTAAATTCAACGGCGCGACTCTCCTGCATCGATGTATTTGTTCCTGCACAAATTGCCTTCGACCCGCAGCGAGATCAAAGAGTGGCGCGTTTTTCAAGATTGAAATACACCGACCTGTCCCTTCAGTTTTCACCGATTGAAGACGGTGTGATTCGTAACTTTCCAGTCCTAATTCGTGGCGACGGCACCCCCTGGGACTTAGGGAACCTGTACCTGATGAGTAAGTTCACAGAAATGGCGAAGCTTGCCCCGCCAATTATCGATACGCTTAGATCGATAGCCAAACACCTGATTATGTATTTACGGTGGATTGAGCACTTACGCAACGAAGGCAAAGATATTCATGAGCTGTACTTCCCAATCGAAGAAGAGAAGCGGGTTACCTGGGCTTACTACAGATACCTAAAAAGGCTCTTGCGTGAGAAGAGCGGCCAGCCGATCTCTCTAAGCGTAGCTAAAGCTCGTATGCAAGCAGTAATCGGATTCTATCGTGGGCTTTTAGCATGGAAGCTGGTAGCGGAATCCGCAATCGAACACAGTGCTTACAAAAGCTCCTTTGTTGGCATCCCGATTGTTAATTCGATCGGCCTTCAGATGATGAAAATTGTAGAGACTTCTAACTTCAAGATTCCCAAACCACAGCGTAACCACGTGGGCGAGATTGCGGACGGCGGAACCCTGAGACCACTGACAGAGAACGAGCAGAACCTATTCCTTCAACAGCTCAGTAAAAGCAACAATCGAGCTTTCCAATTAATGTGCTTTGTGACCCTTTTCACAGGAGCTCGCCTCCAAACTGTTTGTACACTCAGAGTTAAAGATATCTACGATCTCCTCAAGAAATCCCCAAAAAATGGCGAGGTGCTTCTTCGAGTCGGTGATGGCACTGGAGTTGATACAAAAAATCAAAAGCGCTATCGGCTCCACGTACCTATTGAGTTGGTTCGAATGCTGCGCGATTACATTGAATCAGACGAATGTCGGGGCCGTCGGGCACTCAGTTTTTATGAAGAGAGCCACGAGAACTATGTTTTTCTCGCCTCAAACGGGTCACCTTTTTACACAAGCACCTCCGAGATTATTGACCGCCAAGAGGGGCAATTTAGCAAACGTATTTCGGCGCGAGATCGCGTTACTTTCACCGTCCAAACGGGTAATGCCGTGAGAAACTACTTAAGTCGCTTAATAAAAGATATCCGCGTGAATCATCCAGACTTCAACACGTTTAGATTCCATGACCTTCGGGCAACATACGGAATGAACTTTATTCGAGACGCAGATGCCTCCGGGTCCATGGATATCCGCGACGAACTCAAACAGCGTATGGGGCATTCGAACTTTAACACGACTCAAAGCTACCTGAATTACGATAAGAGCAACTCAATAGTCAGAAAAGCAAGCGCATATCATCACGAGAGAATCAATCGCACAATAGAGCAGCTTCGGACATGA
- a CDS encoding serine/threonine protein kinase, with protein sequence MSDHPYSTLTPERILDAVECLGYQCDGRLNALNSYENRVFQIGIADSAPLIAKFYRPSRWSFEQVSEEHDFCKELAVAEWPIVPPLVHESGVSAHRDGEFTFALFPRAGGHAPELDNLDTLELLGRSLGRLHAIGSIKPFSHRSLLDIKSYGIDSREFLLSNNFIPPSLLPAYESLTKDIIKIIEQRFSECAYSPIRIHADCHPGNILWREDRGVFVDFDDCRMGPAVQDLWMLLSGDRQDRTTQLDALLEGYEMFHDFNDSELCLIEPLRTLRMLNYAAWIARRWTDPAFPSTFTWFNTERYWAEHVLQLREQFANLQEPALLRSSGNY encoded by the coding sequence ATGTCAGACCATCCCTACAGCACCTTAACACCAGAACGAATTCTTGATGCCGTTGAGTGCTTGGGATATCAATGTGATGGTCGTTTAAATGCATTGAATTCTTACGAAAATCGTGTATTTCAAATCGGAATTGCCGACTCTGCGCCCCTCATCGCAAAATTCTATAGACCGTCCCGGTGGTCGTTTGAGCAAGTAAGTGAGGAGCATGACTTTTGTAAAGAGCTTGCAGTAGCAGAGTGGCCAATTGTTCCACCGTTAGTACATGAAAGCGGAGTAAGTGCTCATCGGGACGGAGAATTTACATTCGCATTATTTCCACGAGCTGGAGGGCATGCGCCAGAGCTAGATAACTTAGACACTTTAGAATTACTTGGTCGCTCGCTTGGAAGATTACACGCAATTGGATCGATAAAGCCCTTCAGTCATCGGTCACTGCTTGATATCAAGAGTTATGGTATCGATAGTCGGGAATTTCTCCTGAGTAATAATTTTATTCCACCGAGCCTCCTTCCGGCCTACGAATCACTGACTAAAGATATTATTAAAATAATAGAACAGCGATTCAGTGAGTGTGCTTATTCACCAATTCGTATTCATGCTGATTGCCACCCGGGCAACATTTTGTGGCGAGAAGACCGCGGTGTATTTGTTGACTTCGATGATTGCCGCATGGGACCTGCTGTACAAGACTTGTGGATGTTGTTGAGTGGTGATCGCCAAGATCGAACTACGCAGCTCGATGCACTGTTAGAAGGCTATGAGATGTTCCATGACTTCAACGATTCAGAACTATGTTTGATAGAGCCCCTCAGAACTCTTCGTATGCTGAATTACGCCGCCTGGATTGCGAGACGTTGGACTGATCCGGCATTCCCATCAACGTTTACATGGTTTAATACCGAGCGCTACTGGGCAGAACATGTCCTTCAATTGCGAGAACAGTTTGCGAACCTTCAAGAGCCAGCACTCTTAAGGTCTTCAGGAAATTATTAG
- a CDS encoding DEAD/DEAH box helicase — protein sequence MQLRRWQSECISKALHKFSVMGNHFLCLATPGAGKTVMASVLATKLLEHNQIDLILCFSPSVTVSSDFEQALADHTNARMDGLLGSKGRSLTYQAMLYLDDEFWKLFDTNRIFVIFDEIHHCAGDGLGNANAWGQKIIQHIQGRATYSLALTGTPWRSDQIPIALSSYCQQQKIHCDYVYGLTQAVADNVCRSPKITLIDNDKVWIKHNNEVFKFSCFGELLKKSKCSYQQLIENEALISYFIDKSSKKLSAIRKQHSSAGGLIVAASVEHANKISEILYRRTGDQAYIATYREEDPLNIINRFKFNSEKWIISVGMISEGTNIPRLRVCCHLTRVKTELHFRQVLGRILRSSTEANEEGFLYMPAEPNLLEYATRVAQEIPDGVAIKFDSMSKAQDRECDALILKGDDNLATSVILAVDCSSTDDSDLELDLSHQAGLTSLARSYESTVNIFGRFKQELLSLPLTAC from the coding sequence ATGCAATTAAGACGCTGGCAATCCGAATGTATTTCAAAGGCTCTGCATAAGTTCTCAGTAATGGGTAATCACTTTCTCTGCTTGGCTACGCCAGGTGCTGGCAAAACAGTTATGGCGTCAGTCTTGGCTACCAAACTGCTCGAACATAATCAGATAGATCTCATTCTGTGCTTTTCACCTTCGGTCACAGTATCAAGTGACTTTGAGCAGGCACTTGCAGATCACACCAATGCCCGAATGGACGGACTGTTAGGCTCTAAAGGGCGTTCACTCACCTACCAAGCAATGCTTTATTTAGATGATGAGTTCTGGAAGCTATTTGATACGAACAGGATATTTGTGATATTTGATGAAATTCATCACTGTGCTGGCGATGGATTAGGTAATGCGAATGCATGGGGACAAAAAATTATTCAGCATATTCAAGGTCGTGCTACTTATTCTTTAGCACTTACGGGTACCCCTTGGCGTTCTGATCAAATTCCTATTGCACTTTCGAGTTATTGCCAACAACAAAAAATTCATTGCGATTATGTATATGGTTTGACGCAGGCAGTTGCGGACAACGTGTGTAGAAGCCCAAAAATTACGCTGATTGACAATGATAAAGTTTGGATTAAGCACAATAATGAAGTATTTAAGTTTTCATGCTTTGGCGAGTTACTAAAAAAATCCAAATGCTCCTATCAACAATTGATAGAAAACGAAGCTCTCATTTCCTACTTCATCGATAAGTCGTCAAAAAAATTATCCGCAATTAGAAAACAGCATTCAAGCGCAGGTGGTCTTATTGTTGCTGCCTCGGTAGAGCATGCCAATAAAATTTCCGAGATATTGTATCGTCGGACCGGAGATCAAGCGTATATAGCAACCTATAGAGAAGAAGATCCACTAAACATAATCAATAGGTTCAAATTTAATTCTGAAAAATGGATTATTTCCGTTGGGATGATCAGCGAGGGAACCAATATACCTAGGTTGCGAGTGTGTTGTCATTTAACCCGAGTTAAAACGGAGCTACATTTTCGACAAGTTTTGGGTAGGATATTGCGAAGCAGTACTGAAGCAAATGAAGAAGGTTTTCTCTATATGCCTGCTGAACCCAATCTTCTCGAATATGCCACTCGTGTTGCACAAGAAATACCAGATGGTGTTGCTATTAAATTTGACTCTATGTCGAAGGCGCAAGATCGTGAATGTGATGCTTTAATTCTGAAGGGCGACGATAATCTCGCCACGAGTGTAATCCTGGCGGTCGATTGCAGCTCTACTGACGATTCAGATCTGGAATTAGATCTTAGTCATCAAGCAGGGCTAACTTCACTCGCTAGATCATATGAATCTACAGTTAATATCTTTGGCAGGTTTAAACAAGAACTCCTGTCGCTACCGCTTACTGCTTGTTGA
- a CDS encoding transposase domain-containing protein encodes MYEPSARGNNLNPVKYTEHLLTEIPKHTEDDRLEDLIPWTVKLNAD; translated from the coding sequence ATGTACGAACCCAGCGCAAGAGGGAATAATCTAAATCCGGTGAAGTATACTGAGCATTTGCTGACAGAAATTCCCAAACACACTGAGGATGATCGGCTAGAAGATCTTATACCGTGGACGGTGAAATTAAATGCGGATTAG